One genomic window of Sodaliphilus pleomorphus includes the following:
- a CDS encoding M6 family metalloprotease domain-containing protein: MKKLLTSFYFLLCSVMAMAIGPLPKARPVVQSDGTTVTVTAHGDGRVAFFTTSDGKIVVKDNRDNFYYAVISNGELTASPFLAHDPQIRGEAEIRFLEEHPVEEQLTRLNVLAHQRNPLHRAPSKTIVASTQDGLGKYNVPSEGSVTSLGKPAIPVIMVEFSDAKFAETTTQEKMTRFYNTPGYQEEAYCVGSVKDYFVSQSRGMFEPTFTVVGKVSLTKSYKDYGANNSYGFDTDVEGLVRDAVAAAVAQGVDFTPFKDKQGAVQLVSILYAGRGEATEPHTTANANLIWPCEVDINEEMSGVYFNSFFVGNELFEDGTLMGMGVFCHEFGHALGLPDFYCTDYNYRKDDPFGYWSIMDAGAYVNDGRSPIGYTAYERSYLGWLDIKEITGAQTVTLYPASMKDKDMAVLIRNPKDSKEYFILENRNPDTWYPHTDKEGHVFGQGLMVSHFVYDPVEWMRNVLNNVQDLKRAHIITADQSKLISSAAQENLFGNGVDHLDSLPLYGQQWLDAPFYRVMKNQDGSVTFNFMEVNGKPVPYQVGDVVDAGDLTLQYLGEKQWTVLPKREGAYSGHVVLPATFERDEKTYKVTAVSAGAFASCPNLLKVSIPASVDSIAPGAFRHSAKLSAIEVDEDNATYQSIDGALFTRSDAYGMDDVSSVEGQVTFDFNANPWGLPVSSNFSGQNNAGNIKAPIVQEGVTLEFENGNLPARLWKGASDVTLRTYQGGKLTFSVPDGCKIKHMEFTAPKFYLSAQEGTLVGNAWTGDAQAVTFLTTAPTQISKVVLTVTGLLMSESAILYYPAALTGSYALPQVVTRVGDFAFEGTALNEVKLSKAIARLGENSLSSTSLKRIVSPVATPPVASADPFAHTSETLCEIVLPNGGVEAYKADTYWGKFFNITNGVSSVMVQPESSPYFYDLQGRRVVRPTGGIYIYKGKLIAK; encoded by the coding sequence ATGAAAAAACTACTCACCAGTTTCTACTTTCTACTTTGTTCGGTAATGGCGATGGCCATTGGCCCCCTGCCCAAAGCCAGACCTGTGGTGCAAAGTGATGGCACAACGGTCACAGTTACGGCTCATGGCGACGGCCGCGTAGCCTTCTTCACAACGAGCGACGGAAAAATTGTTGTGAAAGACAATCGCGACAATTTCTATTATGCAGTGATTAGCAATGGCGAGCTCACGGCTTCACCCTTTTTGGCTCACGACCCACAAATTCGGGGCGAGGCTGAAATACGATTTCTTGAGGAGCATCCTGTCGAGGAGCAACTGACCCGGCTCAATGTGCTGGCACACCAGCGCAATCCCTTGCATCGTGCCCCGAGCAAGACAATTGTTGCCTCTACTCAAGACGGATTGGGAAAATACAATGTGCCCTCCGAGGGATCGGTGACGAGCTTGGGCAAACCAGCCATCCCGGTCATTATGGTCGAGTTCAGCGACGCTAAGTTTGCCGAGACCACTACACAAGAAAAGATGACGCGTTTTTACAACACCCCTGGCTATCAGGAAGAGGCTTACTGTGTGGGGTCGGTCAAGGACTACTTTGTGTCGCAAAGCCGAGGCATGTTTGAACCCACCTTCACTGTTGTGGGCAAGGTCTCGCTCACTAAGAGCTACAAAGACTATGGGGCCAACAATTCCTATGGTTTCGACACCGATGTTGAAGGCCTTGTGCGCGATGCCGTGGCGGCTGCTGTGGCACAGGGGGTCGATTTCACTCCCTTCAAAGACAAGCAGGGAGCTGTGCAGCTCGTGAGCATCCTCTATGCCGGCCGAGGCGAGGCTACCGAACCGCACACCACGGCCAATGCCAACTTGATATGGCCCTGCGAGGTCGACATCAACGAGGAAATGAGCGGTGTGTACTTCAACTCGTTTTTTGTGGGCAACGAGCTCTTTGAAGACGGCACGCTCATGGGCATGGGTGTGTTTTGCCACGAGTTTGGCCACGCGCTGGGGCTCCCCGATTTCTACTGCACCGACTATAACTACCGCAAAGACGACCCCTTCGGCTACTGGTCGATCATGGACGCGGGCGCTTATGTCAACGACGGCCGTTCTCCCATAGGCTATACCGCCTACGAGCGGTCTTACCTGGGCTGGCTCGACATCAAGGAAATAACTGGAGCACAAACGGTGACCCTCTACCCTGCCAGCATGAAAGACAAGGATATGGCTGTACTCATCCGAAATCCTAAAGACAGCAAGGAGTATTTCATACTCGAAAACCGTAATCCCGACACCTGGTATCCTCACACCGACAAAGAGGGCCACGTGTTTGGACAGGGATTGATGGTGAGCCACTTTGTCTACGACCCAGTAGAGTGGATGCGCAATGTGCTCAACAACGTGCAGGACCTGAAACGGGCCCACATCATCACGGCCGACCAGTCGAAGTTGATTTCGAGCGCCGCCCAGGAAAACCTCTTTGGCAACGGCGTCGACCATTTGGATTCCTTGCCGCTCTACGGGCAGCAATGGCTTGATGCCCCCTTCTACCGCGTGATGAAGAACCAAGACGGCAGTGTTACATTCAACTTCATGGAAGTCAATGGCAAGCCAGTTCCCTATCAAGTGGGCGACGTGGTCGACGCTGGTGATCTCACGCTGCAATACCTGGGCGAGAAGCAGTGGACGGTGTTGCCTAAGCGGGAAGGAGCCTATTCAGGCCACGTGGTGCTGCCTGCCACGTTTGAGCGCGATGAGAAAACCTACAAGGTGACGGCCGTGTCGGCAGGTGCTTTTGCATCGTGTCCCAACTTGCTGAAGGTGTCAATACCCGCCAGCGTCGACAGCATAGCGCCCGGCGCCTTCCGGCACAGTGCAAAGCTCAGCGCCATCGAGGTAGATGAAGACAATGCCACCTATCAGAGTATCGACGGAGCTTTGTTCACCCGCAGCGACGCCTACGGGATGGACGATGTGTCGTCGGTCGAGGGACAAGTCACCTTCGACTTCAATGCCAATCCTTGGGGGCTGCCTGTGTCGTCTAATTTCTCGGGCCAGAACAATGCCGGCAATATCAAGGCACCCATCGTGCAGGAAGGCGTGACCCTGGAGTTTGAAAACGGCAACTTGCCGGCACGGTTGTGGAAAGGCGCCTCCGATGTCACTTTGCGCACCTATCAGGGTGGAAAACTCACATTCTCGGTCCCCGACGGTTGCAAGATAAAGCACATGGAGTTTACCGCGCCCAAGTTTTATCTGTCGGCCCAAGAGGGAACGTTGGTCGGTAATGCATGGACAGGCGATGCGCAGGCGGTCACTTTCCTCACAACCGCACCCACACAGATTTCAAAGGTCGTGCTCACGGTCACGGGGCTGCTCATGTCGGAATCGGCCATTCTCTATTATCCTGCGGCCCTCACGGGCAGCTACGCACTGCCTCAGGTTGTGACACGCGTGGGTGATTTCGCCTTTGAGGGCACTGCGCTCAACGAGGTCAAACTGTCGAAGGCCATTGCCCGGTTAGGTGAGAACTCGCTGAGTTCGACTTCATTGAAACGCATCGTCTCGCCCGTTGCAACGCCTCCCGTGGCAAGTGCCGACCCCTTTGCCCACACGAGCGAAACCCTGTGCGAGATTGTGCTGCCCAATGGCGGGGTCGAGGCCTATAAAGCCGATACCTATTGGGGCAAGTTCTTCAATATCACCAATGGCGTTTCCTCTGTAATGGTTCAGCCTGAGTCCTCCCCCTATTTCTACGACCTGCAAGGGCGCAGAGTAGTAAGGCCCACGGGCGGCATCTATATCTACAAGGGCAAGTTGATAGCCAAGTGA
- a CDS encoding PL29 family lyase N-terminal domain-containing protein, whose amino-acid sequence MKKLLGLLLLLPLLFASACTDLDDVNHRLDDHEQRLLTLEELVKQANENIKVLQELIKAQEQNLKVVACVPTKDGSAYILTFSDGTAIVVKNAVDGKSPEIGVKTDDDGKLYWTINGDFMRNANGEKIAADGAQGVKPILRVNTDGCWEMSADGGKTWMIVTDAQGSPVKAVGVEKPVDLTITEDEYSVIITYNGHTFVLPKAGKGDLGMEFLQGEGSYYGNWYNPHCDDATVTLYAGEFDASGKWKKGQKLTMSIFMPKLADYNTPAPRLAEGVYRVTPDRGQSYLFVPMLIKEGSSSEVWGMFYNSGFYIEDNTSGETEVRTIKSGKVIVTHIGDKDRIIFDCVDGEGLEFKAYFYGNLNLANKNDNDKSKPARPYSTNRKSVKLNIPASATTVALFMDDYLYEQYNSWGFQLNLDAKTGDYVTFEILADKSFKNKIPTGTFNLTFDASPATAFPAALNYSRDMLYSWYGNCDTRTADGAFTELGALTEGTITISEVDGIYTFNFNCKDDAGNAYTGKWTGDVKLYSSDDAPRKLTARRKARR is encoded by the coding sequence ATGAAAAAATTATTAGGATTACTGTTGTTGCTGCCCTTGCTTTTTGCAAGCGCATGTACCGATTTAGACGATGTGAACCACCGGCTCGACGACCACGAGCAACGTTTGCTCACGCTGGAAGAACTGGTGAAGCAGGCCAACGAAAACATCAAGGTGCTGCAAGAACTTATCAAGGCTCAGGAGCAAAACTTGAAAGTGGTGGCGTGTGTTCCCACCAAGGACGGTTCGGCCTATATCCTCACCTTCAGCGACGGAACTGCAATCGTAGTCAAGAATGCAGTCGACGGCAAGTCGCCCGAGATAGGTGTGAAGACCGATGATGACGGCAAACTCTACTGGACGATCAATGGCGACTTCATGCGCAATGCCAACGGCGAGAAGATAGCTGCCGACGGAGCACAAGGCGTGAAGCCCATATTGCGTGTCAACACCGATGGCTGCTGGGAAATGAGTGCCGACGGCGGAAAGACGTGGATGATTGTCACCGATGCCCAGGGAAGTCCTGTAAAGGCCGTGGGTGTCGAGAAACCTGTCGACCTGACCATCACCGAAGACGAGTACTCGGTGATCATCACCTACAACGGCCACACCTTTGTGCTTCCCAAGGCAGGAAAAGGCGACTTGGGCATGGAATTTCTCCAGGGCGAGGGCTCCTATTATGGCAACTGGTACAATCCCCACTGCGATGATGCCACAGTCACCCTCTACGCCGGCGAGTTTGACGCCAGCGGAAAATGGAAAAAGGGGCAGAAGCTCACCATGAGCATCTTTATGCCCAAGTTGGCCGACTACAACACGCCCGCACCACGACTGGCCGAAGGCGTGTACCGGGTGACTCCCGATCGTGGCCAAAGCTACCTTTTTGTGCCCATGCTCATCAAGGAGGGCTCAAGCAGCGAGGTGTGGGGCATGTTCTATAACTCGGGCTTCTACATCGAGGACAACACCAGCGGCGAGACCGAGGTGAGAACGATCAAGTCGGGCAAAGTGATCGTTACACACATTGGCGACAAGGACCGCATCATCTTCGACTGTGTCGATGGTGAAGGCCTTGAATTTAAGGCTTACTTCTATGGCAACCTCAATCTTGCCAACAAAAACGACAACGACAAGTCTAAGCCCGCCCGTCCCTACAGTACCAACAGGAAGAGTGTGAAGCTCAACATCCCTGCAAGTGCCACCACCGTGGCGCTCTTCATGGACGACTATCTCTACGAGCAGTACAATTCCTGGGGATTCCAGCTCAACCTCGATGCAAAGACTGGCGACTATGTCACCTTTGAGATACTGGCCGACAAGTCGTTCAAGAACAAGATACCTACGGGCACGTTCAATCTCACCTTCGATGCCTCGCCGGCAACGGCCTTCCCCGCAGCTCTCAACTATAGCCGCGACATGCTTTATTCCTGGTATGGCAACTGCGACACGCGCACAGCCGATGGAGCCTTCACCGAGCTGGGCGCCCTGACCGAGGGCACAATCACTATCTCGGAGGTTGATGGAATCTACACCTTCAACTTCAACTGCAAGGACGATGCTGGCAACGCCTACACTGGCAAGTGGACTGGCGACGTGAAGCTCTACTCCAGCGACGACGCCCCCCGCAAGTTGACGGCCCGTCGCAAGGCTCGCCGATAG
- a CDS encoding Bax inhibitor-1/YccA family protein: MNEYNNMYDQDRNGRPAYGYGSASALENEMTLSAYVGKIMRRVFGKMTLGLLLTAIISMLVASNQALIITMVQHSWMMWGLIIAEFAVVLVLSARINKMQATTATLLFYLYALLTGITLTPIFFVYSGAAIVKTFFITAGTFGIMATYGYMTRKDLSRMGSILFMVLIGLIVVSIVNIFMHSSMLDWIISLVGVAVFIGLTAWDTQKIKQMAAETVGEENVSKVATIGALELYLDFINLFLYLLRIFGGNRN; this comes from the coding sequence ATGAACGAATACAACAACATGTACGACCAAGATCGCAACGGGCGTCCCGCATACGGCTACGGAAGCGCTTCAGCCCTTGAAAACGAGATGACGCTGAGCGCCTATGTGGGCAAAATCATGCGCCGTGTGTTTGGCAAGATGACACTGGGTCTGCTGCTCACAGCCATCATCTCGATGCTGGTGGCCAGCAACCAGGCACTCATAATAACCATGGTGCAGCACAGCTGGATGATGTGGGGACTCATCATCGCTGAGTTTGCTGTGGTGCTGGTGCTCTCGGCACGCATCAACAAGATGCAGGCCACGACAGCGACACTCTTGTTCTACCTCTATGCGCTGCTCACAGGCATCACCCTCACCCCCATATTCTTTGTCTACAGCGGTGCAGCCATAGTGAAGACCTTCTTTATCACCGCAGGCACCTTTGGTATCATGGCCACCTATGGCTACATGACTCGTAAAGACCTTTCCAGAATGGGCTCTATCCTGTTTATGGTGCTCATAGGGCTCATCGTGGTGAGCATCGTCAACATCTTCATGCATAGCAGCATGCTCGACTGGATCATCAGCCTGGTGGGCGTGGCAGTGTTCATTGGCCTCACCGCCTGGGACACCCAGAAGATCAAGCAGATGGCAGCCGAGACCGTGGGCGAGGAAAACGTGAGTAAAGTAGCCACAATAGGCGCACTCGAGCTCTACCTCGACTTCATCAACCTGTTTCTGTACTTGCTGCGCATCTTCGGCGGCAACCGCAACTAA
- the argS gene encoding arginine--tRNA ligase produces the protein MSIDNILAQATAQAVKALYNADFPVEKITPTTTKKEFEGNLTIVVFPFLKASHKRPEETAQEIGDYLVAHCDAVEKYNVIKGFLNISIKRAFWTGVLQSVAADPDYGFKKVTPESKLVMIEYSSPNTNKPLHLGHVRNNLLGYSLALIMAANGNKVIKTNIVNDRGIHICKSMLAWLKWGNGVTPESSGKKGDHLIGDFYVEFDKHYKQEVSELMAKGMSKEEAEKEAPLIKEAHAMLKKWEDGDPEVRALWKKMNSWVYAGFDETYKRLGVSFDKIYYESNTYLEGKKKVLEGLDKGLFYRKDDGSVWADLTSNGLDQKLLLRSDGTSVYMTQDIGTAKLRFEDYPIDQMIYVVGNEQNYHFQVLSILLDRLGFKWGKDLIHFSYGMVELPNGKMKSREGTVVDADDLMDEMIAQAKQVSKDRNIVADMSEQERDNVMRIIGLGALKYFILKVDPRKNMLFNPAESIDFNGNTGPFVQYTYARIQSVLRKSDAADRAVDFGSYEPNEKEIDLIQRITDFAAVVSEAGRTYSPALVANYVFDLAKTYNQFYHDYSILREEDARVRAFRLQLSTTVGSLIKRGFGLLGIEVPDRM, from the coding sequence ATGTCGATTGATAACATCTTAGCACAAGCCACCGCCCAGGCGGTCAAGGCACTCTACAACGCCGACTTTCCGGTAGAAAAAATCACGCCCACAACAACCAAGAAGGAATTTGAAGGCAACCTCACCATCGTGGTATTCCCGTTTCTCAAGGCGTCGCACAAGCGTCCTGAGGAAACTGCACAGGAAATAGGCGACTACCTTGTGGCCCACTGCGATGCCGTTGAGAAATACAACGTCATCAAGGGCTTCCTCAACATCAGCATCAAGCGTGCGTTCTGGACCGGTGTGTTGCAAAGTGTGGCAGCCGACCCCGACTATGGCTTCAAGAAAGTAACCCCCGAGAGCAAGCTGGTGATGATCGAGTACTCCTCGCCCAACACCAACAAGCCCCTGCACCTGGGGCACGTGCGCAACAACCTGCTGGGCTACAGCCTGGCCCTCATCATGGCAGCCAACGGCAACAAGGTGATAAAGACCAACATTGTGAACGACCGCGGCATCCACATCTGCAAGTCGATGCTCGCCTGGCTCAAATGGGGCAACGGCGTCACTCCCGAGTCGTCGGGCAAGAAGGGCGACCACCTGATAGGCGACTTCTATGTAGAATTTGACAAGCACTACAAGCAGGAGGTGAGCGAACTCATGGCCAAGGGCATGAGCAAGGAAGAGGCCGAGAAAGAGGCTCCGCTCATCAAGGAGGCCCACGCCATGCTCAAGAAATGGGAAGACGGCGACCCCGAGGTGCGCGCCTTGTGGAAGAAAATGAACAGCTGGGTCTATGCCGGTTTCGACGAGACCTACAAGCGCCTGGGGGTGAGCTTCGACAAAATATACTACGAGAGCAACACCTATCTCGAGGGCAAGAAGAAAGTGCTCGAAGGCCTCGACAAGGGGTTGTTCTATCGCAAGGACGACGGCTCGGTGTGGGCCGACCTCACCAGCAACGGCCTCGACCAGAAGCTGCTGCTGCGCAGCGACGGCACATCGGTCTACATGACCCAAGACATAGGCACAGCCAAGCTGCGCTTTGAAGACTACCCCATCGATCAAATGATATATGTGGTGGGCAACGAGCAAAACTACCACTTCCAGGTGTTGTCGATACTGCTCGACCGACTGGGCTTCAAGTGGGGCAAAGACCTGATACACTTCTCCTACGGCATGGTGGAGCTGCCCAACGGCAAGATGAAGTCGCGCGAGGGCACCGTAGTCGACGCCGACGACCTCATGGACGAGATGATAGCTCAGGCCAAGCAGGTGAGCAAAGACCGCAACATCGTGGCCGACATGAGCGAGCAAGAACGCGACAACGTGATGCGCATCATAGGCCTGGGAGCACTCAAGTACTTCATCCTCAAGGTCGACCCGCGCAAAAACATGCTCTTCAACCCGGCCGAGTCAATCGACTTCAACGGCAACACGGGTCCCTTTGTGCAATACACCTATGCCCGCATCCAGAGCGTGCTGCGCAAGAGCGATGCAGCCGACCGTGCAGTCGACTTCGGCAGCTATGAGCCCAACGAGAAAGAAATCGACCTGATACAGCGCATCACCGACTTTGCCGCCGTGGTGAGCGAGGCTGGACGCACCTACAGTCCTGCCCTGGTGGCCAATTACGTGTTTGACCTGGCCAAGACCTACAACCAGTTCTATCACGACTACAGCATCCTGCGTGAAGAGGATGCACGGGTGCGAGCCTTCCGCCTGCAGCTGTCGACGACCGTGGGCTCACTCATCAAGCGAGGATTCGGGCTGCTGGGCATCGAGGTGCCCGATCGCATGTAG